GGCCAGCGCGGTCCAGATGGGCACCGACGCAATCAGCAGGCTGGCGGCGCCGGCGGTCACGCGCGTCTCTCCGTAGTTGAGCGCCAGATTATAAAAACTGATCCCGATGGCGCCTGTAAATGCCAAGCCCGGGAGATCGCGCAGGTCCGGACGGCGGAAGTGAGCGATGCCGGCGTAGATCGCGAGCACGAGCGACGCAATCAGAAAACGCAGGATGGCCAAGTTTGACGGCGAATATGCGCGCAGTCCGGCGCGAATTCCGGCAAAGGCTGAGGCCCACACGACCAGAGTGAACGCCAGGGCGAACAGTGTGCGAGAGGTGAAGCGCGGCATGGAGGCCTCCTTCCAGTGAGAGTTCGTTATTAAGAAAAGTGACGGGCGCGCGACACTACCAGGTATCGCCGCCCCGTCGGGGAGGCCAGGCGCCAAGTTGTCGTCGCAGGAGCGCGATCTGGCCGGCGTGGTAGCTGTTGTGGGCAGCCACCTGCCACAGCATGGCGTGCACGGTGGATTGGCGCGGGGACTGCGGCGAACCGGCATCGCTGACAATTCGTTGAAGCGTTGCCGAATCGGACTCCGCCAGCGCGGCAAGCCGCGTCAACAGTCGGCTGAATCGCTGAGTTGCGGCCTGCCACTGTTCTTCGTTTGCTGGCTCAGGATGCGCGGGCCAGCTTTCGATTGCCTTCTCTGGGTACGGCGGGTTTTCTCCCGCGACCTTGCGCAAATCGTATTCCATCCAGAAGTTCATGTGCTCGACGATCTGCCAGATGGAGTGGGGATAGCCCTCGACGGTGCGAGTCGCGAGTTCCGCCGGGATATCTTCCACGCAGGCGACGGGGTCCACGTGTGCGCCTTTGCCGTACACCAGCTCGCGGAGTGTGGTGTCGCCCATAAATTCCTTCCTTGCTCAACAGCAGCTGCAGCACGGGCTTACAGTGCGCGGGCAAGTTGCCCGCGCGGCAGCCGGAGAGGCGCCGGCGCTACACGTTGATTCCATCCCCGACGTGAATTGTGCCTTGCGTCAGGATCTGTGCGCGCAATCCGCCGCGATGGCGAAGGCCTTTGATCAATTGCCGACCCGTCACCCGCTGCAGGTGTTCGCAGGGCTCGCACAATCGGATGCCGCGGATGCGAACATCGCCGATGCGAAACTCACATCCGACCAGGTGATTCAGCGGAACGCCGCGCGTGACAATGTTGCGGCGAGCGTCGCCGGCGGCGAGTTCGACTTCGTAATCGCGCCGCAGCGCTTCGACCGCTTCCGCCTCGATCAGCGTGAGTTCGAAATCCGGCTCGGGCTTGTAGAAAGTGCCCTTACGCAGCGCGTAACGGTCATCTTCCAGCCCGACACCGGGAATCGCCAAGGCCTGATTGCGGGCCTCCATCGGCCGCTCTGGGGCGGAGGCGATGTGGATCGACTCCACGGTTCCGTTCCACATCGTGTACCTCCGGCGATTACGCGTTCTTCTCGACGATGGCAATCGATTCTTCGAGCACATCGATGGCCACGTCGGCTTCGTCTTTGGTCACGACCAGCGGTGGCGAGATGCGCACCGTATTCGGACCGCAGCCCAGGAAGAGAATGCCGCGCTCGAATGCCTGCTCAACGATGCGGTCGCGCTCGGCGTTCCCGTATTCGCGCGTCTTCTGATCTTTCACGATCTCGACGCCGACCATGAGCCCGCGCCCTCGGACGTCGCCCACGAGCTTGTGCTTCTTCGGCCATGCGGCCATGCGCTTAAGCATGTGGTCGCCGACGTCCTTCGCATTCCGCAGCAGCCCTTCCTTCTCGATCACGTCGAGCGTGGCCAGCGCCGCGGCAATGCACACCGGGTTGCCGCCGAAGGTCGAGGCATGCGAACCGGGCACCCAGTCCATGACGTCGGCCTTGCTGATGACGACGCCGAGCGGCATACCGGAAGCAATGCCTTTGGCGCTGCACACGATGTCGGGATGAACACCCGTGTGCTCGACCGCCCACCACTTGCCGGTGCGGCCCACGCCGCTCTGCACTTCGTCGACGACCAGCAGAATTCCGTGCTTGTCGCAGATGTGGCGCAGTTCCTGCATGAAAATGGTTGGGGCGATGACGTAGCCGCCTTCGCCTTGAATCGGCTCGACGAAGATGGCGGCCACTTCTTCCGGAGCTAGAACGGTCTTGAAGAGCTTGTCTTCAATGTAGCGCGCGCAGCCGAGCGCGAATTTTTCGGCGTCCTGCGGTCCGCCCTCGCAGCCACGATACACATCGGGATAGCGGATGTGCGTCACGCCGGGCACGAGCGGCCCAAAGCGGCGCTTCTGCTGCGGCTTGGAAGCGGTCAGCGAAAGAGCGCCCATGGTGCGCCCGTGGAAGGCTCCAAGGAAGGCGATCACCTGCTGGCGCTTGGTGTGATAGCGCGCCAGCTTCAGAGCGCACTCGACCGCTTCCGTGCCCGAGTTGCCGTAGTAGATCTTGTGCGGCCCGGGCATGGGTGCGATTTTCGACAGCCGCTCGGCGAGCGTCACCATGCTCTCGTAATAGAAGTCGGTGCCTGACATGTGGATCAGTTCGCCCGCCTGTTGCTGAATGGCGGCGACGACGTCAGGATGGCAGTGGCCGGTGGAAGTCACGGCGATACCGGCAGAGAAATCGAAAAACTCGTTGCCGTCCACGTCTTCGACCACGATGCCGCGGCCCCGCTTGGCCACCATCGGATAGGAACGCGTGTAGGACGGCGAAATGTACTTGTCATCGCCCGCGAGAATGCGCTTGGCGTTGGGGCCCGGGAGGGCGGTCGTGATCTTGGGGCCGATTGTAAGAGTTTTGGTGGTCATGGCAGTTTCTCCAAAAGCAGTTGTCAGTTCTCGGTTGCCAGTTGCCAGTGGTTGAGCCCAGATTCACGCAGCATGGTTGCCGCACCGGGTAAAAGCTAAGAGCTAAAGGCTAAGAGCTAATAGCTGTAACCACTGCAGGAAAGCGGAGAAGGAAGAACTAGTCGCTGCCGAAGAGGTTGGCGCGCACGTGCGAGGGCAGAACGGAGAGGTACCGGCGAGGACAGGCACGTCCCTCGATCCAGCACATCCGGAGACGCGAAATGGAGCCGTTCGAGCGCATGATGACTGAATACAGTATAGCTTGGATTCTTCTGTGGCGGAACCCCCAAAAGTAATCGTCGGGCTAACTTTCGAACACGAACCGGTCGCTGAGCAGGAAGTTGACGATGGAACAGGTAGCCACGGCGATCAGGTTCGCGATGAAGCAGTTCATGTGGAACTGGCCGACGAGCGCCCGCATGATCAGAAGATTGCCCACCAGAGAGACCAGCCCATTACTGGTGTTGAACTTGGCCAGCCGGGCGAGCGAGTGAGCGAACCGGTGCGCAGGCCGGTCGGCCCAGGTGAAGCGCTCGTGCCACAAGAAGTTGTGGATGACGGCAGTTTCAACGGCTAGGGCGGTGGCTACCAGGTAGTCGAGGTGCAACCCTGAGCGG
The genomic region above belongs to Terriglobia bacterium and contains:
- a CDS encoding DMT family transporter, which translates into the protein MPRFTSRTLFALAFTLVVWASAFAGIRAGLRAYSPSNLAILRFLIASLVLAIYAGIAHFRRPDLRDLPGLAFTGAIGISFYNLALNYGETRVTAGAASLLIASVPIWTALAARFWLHEKLTAAGWGGVFVSFAGVALIASGEGDGIRLSPQALIILAAAITSAKSDCSEAEDARRRARPWTTWS
- a CDS encoding DinB family protein — translated: MGDTTLRELVYGKGAHVDPVACVEDIPAELATRTVEGYPHSIWQIVEHMNFWMEYDLRKVAGENPPYPEKAIESWPAHPEPANEEQWQAATQRFSRLLTRLAALAESDSATLQRIVSDAGSPQSPRQSTVHAMLWQVAAHNSYHAGQIALLRRQLGAWPPRRGGDTW
- a CDS encoding MOSC domain-containing protein — translated: MWNGTVESIHIASAPERPMEARNQALAIPGVGLEDDRYALRKGTFYKPEPDFELTLIEAEAVEALRRDYEVELAAGDARRNIVTRGVPLNHLVGCEFRIGDVRIRGIRLCEPCEHLQRVTGRQLIKGLRHRGGLRAQILTQGTIHVGDGINV
- a CDS encoding acetyl ornithine aminotransferase family protein gives rise to the protein MTTKTLTIGPKITTALPGPNAKRILAGDDKYISPSYTRSYPMVAKRGRGIVVEDVDGNEFFDFSAGIAVTSTGHCHPDVVAAIQQQAGELIHMSGTDFYYESMVTLAERLSKIAPMPGPHKIYYGNSGTEAVECALKLARYHTKRQQVIAFLGAFHGRTMGALSLTASKPQQKRRFGPLVPGVTHIRYPDVYRGCEGGPQDAEKFALGCARYIEDKLFKTVLAPEEVAAIFVEPIQGEGGYVIAPTIFMQELRHICDKHGILLVVDEVQSGVGRTGKWWAVEHTGVHPDIVCSAKGIASGMPLGVVISKADVMDWVPGSHASTFGGNPVCIAAALATLDVIEKEGLLRNAKDVGDHMLKRMAAWPKKHKLVGDVRGRGLMVGVEIVKDQKTREYGNAERDRIVEQAFERGILFLGCGPNTVRISPPLVVTKDEADVAIDVLEESIAIVEKNA
- a CDS encoding GtrA family protein encodes the protein MGGIGIAVQLAALALFRSGLHLDYLVATALAVETAVIHNFLWHERFTWADRPAHRFAHSLARLAKFNTSNGLVSLVGNLLIMRALVGQFHMNCFIANLIAVATCSIVNFLLSDRFVFES